The DNA sequence GCGCATCGCCTTCCATCTGTTGGGTATCGAGGCGCCGGATATCGATCGACTGACCGCAGCGCTGACGCGGGTGCGCGATGGCGTTCAGTTCTGTGAGGTCTGCGGGAACGTCTCCGATAAGGAACGCTGCCGTATCTGCTCGGATCCACGACGCGATCTCGCACTGGTTTGTGTGGTCGAGGAGCCCAAGGATGTCCAGGCGGTCGAGCGCACCCGAGAATTCCGCGGTCGTTATCACGTGCTCGGTGGCGCGCTGGACCCACTCTCGGGTGTCGGCCCCGATCAGCTGCGTATCCGGGAACTGTTGACGCGCATAGGAACCGAAGAAGACGGGGTCTCTATCTCGGAGGTCATCATCGCCACCGATCCGAACACCGAAGGTGAGGCGACGGCCACCTACCTGGTGCGGATGCTGCGCGATTTCCCCGG is a window from the Mycobacteroides salmoniphilum genome containing:
- the recR gene encoding recombination mediator RecR, translating into MFEGPVQDLIDELGKLPGVGPKSAQRIAFHLLGIEAPDIDRLTAALTRVRDGVQFCEVCGNVSDKERCRICSDPRRDLALVCVVEEPKDVQAVERTREFRGRYHVLGGALDPLSGVGPDQLRIRELLTRIGTEEDGVSISEVIIATDPNTEGEATATYLVRMLRDFPGLSVTRLASGLPMGGDLEFADELTLGRALSGRRPL